One Sulfoacidibacillus ferrooxidans DNA window includes the following coding sequences:
- a CDS encoding DedA family protein: MNIVHLIETFRYVGLFILLALEYFILIVPGETELTTAGILSKNPHYHLNPGLIIIVAGLGTFTGAMIAYGIGRLLGRPFILKYGKYVLLTPKRLEQSEVLFQKYTIVTLVISRYIAVVRDIIPYVAGINRVKLVIFAPVVFVSSFLWTATFVMFGGLIVKAWGYVSQHWQSQMIPIVMVVVILLLLYFYIHWRIKKSLAELQVRTDSQQQSTDE; the protein is encoded by the coding sequence ATGAATATTGTGCATTTGATTGAGACTTTTCGCTATGTTGGACTTTTTATCTTGCTCGCACTCGAATATTTTATTTTAATTGTTCCTGGCGAAACAGAATTGACGACAGCTGGAATTTTATCAAAAAATCCACATTATCATTTGAATCCAGGATTGATTATTATTGTAGCCGGACTTGGGACATTTACCGGTGCTATGATTGCTTACGGTATCGGTCGTCTGTTAGGGCGGCCATTTATCCTGAAATACGGGAAATATGTGTTGTTAACGCCCAAACGATTGGAACAGAGTGAAGTTTTATTTCAAAAATACACGATTGTTACGTTAGTGATTTCTCGCTATATTGCCGTTGTGCGCGATATTATCCCCTACGTAGCGGGAATCAATCGAGTCAAGTTGGTTATTTTTGCTCCCGTAGTTTTTGTGTCTTCCTTTCTATGGACAGCCACTTTTGTGATGTTTGGTGGTTTAATCGTCAAAGCGTGGGGCTACGTAAGTCAACATTGGCAGAGTCAGATGATCCCTATTGTCATGGTTGTAGTGATTTTATTGTTGCTGTATTTCTATATTCATTGGCGTATTAAGAAATCGTTAGCCGAGCTGCAGGTCAGGACAGATTCACAGCAACAATCTACGGATGAGTAA
- a CDS encoding MFS transporter, translated as MKDRMEIESLDVVPLRKKMAYSANQLGINMLWNAFNTVAVFFYVTQLKVSGVELSTGMIVYGIINAGLNLLAGHFSDRTHTQWGRRIPYIVAAGLPFCIAFYFLFSPPMLHPQGLLVYFLLLTFIFDIGFTLTALNVGSLFPEMYQEEKSRVYVSAMQQVFGIIGLIIGVALSKSLGQTLGWSTMAIIFAIISVVSIYVSLYGSFENPTYRQESFQLGKALKATFQNKRFLMYVVASFLVQLSTTMFTTVSSFYTKYVVDMSALQSSLFLGGIFLVAMPVSFIWAKIAIRMSTVKAAMISTVLYMGTILAFLFDKSPISVIVTGFSMGISISGFLVLLNVLLADVIDYDAFLTGRRREGMYLGMNGFIVRLGLSVQYAIMAIFFSVSGYNSQLQVQNAGTVFGFRFLLGGLPIFFMLIALLMLGKYHRLMKPMVAHVSNTKYDRS; from the coding sequence ATGAAAGATCGTATGGAGATAGAATCGCTCGATGTAGTTCCATTAAGAAAGAAAATGGCGTATAGTGCGAATCAATTAGGCATAAATATGTTGTGGAATGCATTTAATACGGTTGCCGTATTTTTTTATGTAACACAACTAAAAGTATCAGGTGTCGAGTTATCTACTGGTATGATCGTGTACGGGATCATTAATGCAGGGTTGAATTTATTGGCCGGGCATTTTAGTGATCGCACCCATACGCAGTGGGGAAGACGCATTCCTTACATCGTAGCTGCTGGATTGCCTTTTTGCATTGCGTTTTACTTTTTATTTTCTCCTCCCATGTTACATCCCCAAGGATTATTGGTTTATTTTTTACTGTTAACATTTATTTTTGATATTGGATTTACATTAACAGCTCTTAACGTAGGGAGTCTCTTCCCTGAAATGTACCAAGAGGAAAAATCTCGTGTGTATGTATCTGCCATGCAACAAGTATTTGGGATCATAGGACTTATTATCGGCGTCGCACTTTCTAAGTCACTCGGACAGACATTGGGCTGGTCGACGATGGCTATTATTTTTGCAATCATTAGCGTCGTATCCATTTATGTTTCACTTTATGGCTCCTTTGAAAATCCGACTTATCGTCAAGAATCATTTCAATTAGGTAAGGCACTAAAAGCAACTTTTCAAAACAAACGGTTTCTCATGTATGTAGTGGCCAGTTTTTTAGTGCAATTGTCTACAACAATGTTTACTACCGTATCATCGTTTTATACAAAATACGTAGTGGATATGTCTGCGCTACAAAGCAGTCTCTTTTTAGGTGGGATATTTTTAGTGGCGATGCCGGTATCATTTATTTGGGCTAAAATTGCAATTCGCATGTCAACTGTAAAAGCGGCTATGATTAGTACCGTTTTATACATGGGAACCATTCTCGCATTTTTATTTGATAAGTCACCGATTAGCGTGATTGTAACCGGTTTCTCGATGGGGATATCGATCTCTGGTTTCCTCGTATTGTTAAATGTATTGCTTGCAGATGTGATTGATTATGATGCATTTCTCACGGGACGTCGGCGTGAAGGTATGTATCTAGGAATGAACGGATTTATTGTTCGATTGGGTCTATCTGTTCAGTATGCAATTATGGCAATTTTCTTTTCGGTTAGCGGGTATAATAGTCAACTTCAAGTTCAAAATGCGGGAACTGTATTTGGGTTTCGTTTCTTGCTTGGAGGCTTGCCTATTTTCTTTATGCTTATTGCGCTATTGATGTTAGGAAAGTATCATCGCTTGATGAAACCGATGGTTGCGCATGTATCAAATACAAAATATGATAGAAGCTAA
- a CDS encoding SPFH domain-containing protein gives MAGLSNVVILVIVVLLILLLVWRSVRIVGQQTVFIVERFGRFHRALGPGLNIIFPFIDRVKKKLDLRTQQVTVPRQEVITKDNVNIKIETVFFYTVIDAQQATYNIQNFVQGIQNITASNIRQVVGHMELDETLSGRDRISFELRQSLDEVTETWGVRIDRVEVIDIHPPTEIQASMEKQMKAEREKRANILQAEGERQSAILRAEGEKQSTILRAEAEKEANIRRAEGVKQAIVLEATGRAEGIRLVASGERNRIEMLAAAGLDEQVLAFQSFEALSNMAQGPASTIFIPADAVNVLANMGAISKVFQATKNSGESL, from the coding sequence ATGGCAGGATTATCAAATGTAGTGATTTTAGTGATTGTTGTGCTTTTGATTCTGCTTTTAGTGTGGCGATCGGTGCGTATTGTAGGGCAACAAACAGTATTTATCGTGGAGCGGTTTGGTCGCTTCCATCGCGCATTAGGTCCTGGACTCAATATTATTTTTCCTTTTATTGATCGAGTAAAGAAAAAACTTGATTTGCGCACACAACAAGTGACCGTTCCAAGACAAGAGGTCATCACAAAAGATAATGTCAATATTAAGATTGAGACGGTATTTTTTTATACGGTGATTGATGCACAGCAAGCAACATATAACATTCAAAATTTCGTACAGGGGATTCAGAACATTACGGCATCCAATATTCGTCAAGTAGTTGGCCATATGGAACTGGATGAAACGTTGTCTGGTCGTGACCGCATTAGTTTTGAATTAAGGCAATCATTAGATGAAGTAACAGAGACTTGGGGTGTGCGGATTGATCGAGTAGAAGTCATTGATATCCATCCACCTACAGAGATTCAAGCGTCTATGGAAAAACAAATGAAAGCAGAACGTGAAAAACGCGCCAATATTCTTCAGGCAGAAGGGGAACGACAGTCTGCTATCTTGCGTGCAGAAGGTGAAAAACAGTCGACCATCTTACGCGCAGAAGCGGAGAAAGAAGCCAATATTCGCCGTGCAGAAGGTGTAAAACAAGCGATCGTTTTGGAGGCTACAGGACGTGCAGAAGGAATTCGCCTTGTCGCGTCTGGAGAGCGCAATCGCATCGAAATGTTGGCTGCTGCGGGATTGGATGAGCAGGTACTCGCTTTTCAGTCATTTGAAGCACTAAGCAACATGGCGCAGGGACCAGCTAGTACGATTTTTATCCCAGCAGATGCAGTGAATGTGCTAGCCAATATGGGCGCGATTAGTAAGGTGTTTCAAGCTACTAAAAATAGTGGGGAATCGCTATAG
- a CDS encoding NfeD family protein yields MSSFVWIILAVILGVIELLSTTFILLWVALSAFVTGILSLFLHVFGIQLLVFIFLSIILLILTRPLVKRWRGSPTSTYQSNVQRLVGEEGVMVSKIMEGKTGMVRVGNETWSARGEFPEAIVERGDRVLVVAVKSSLLIVRRVVSE; encoded by the coding sequence ATGAGTTCCTTTGTGTGGATCATTCTTGCTGTCATACTTGGCGTCATTGAGCTGTTGAGTACGACATTTATTTTATTATGGGTTGCGCTTTCCGCATTTGTAACTGGGATCCTTAGCTTGTTTCTACATGTTTTTGGCATACAATTGCTCGTGTTTATCTTCTTGTCCATTATTTTATTAATTCTGACGCGACCACTTGTTAAACGTTGGAGAGGATCACCAACTTCTACTTATCAATCGAATGTTCAACGGTTAGTTGGTGAAGAAGGTGTGATGGTGTCAAAGATAATGGAAGGAAAGACAGGGATGGTACGTGTGGGCAATGAAACGTGGAGTGCGCGGGGCGAATTCCCAGAGGCAATTGTGGAACGAGGTGATCGAGTCCTCGTAGTTGCAGTGAAAAGTTCTCTCTTGATTGTGCGTAGAGTAGTGTCGGAGTGA
- a CDS encoding YitT family protein codes for MPPLRYFIGCVLMAAISVFLEKSSHISSGGVSGLSIGIGDILHISTGFVNLIIKATIFCTVFIFSGKKTVIWTAIGAALTGTSMWLFEMLPIDADWPQWLAFCLILLFAKLPMGLLVSKGYSTGGYTAVAQVLLQRAHIPLWLSLLFLNMLSITAMYIAHGSISGALSLIAGIVAGIATELWAMLSSKILDSPKVHIRHHPA; via the coding sequence ATGCCTCCATTGCGTTATTTTATCGGATGCGTTTTAATGGCAGCTATCTCCGTCTTTCTTGAGAAAAGTTCACATATTTCTTCTGGCGGCGTGAGTGGCCTTAGCATTGGAATTGGCGATATTCTACATATCAGTACAGGATTCGTCAACCTCATCATAAAAGCTACCATATTTTGCACTGTGTTTATTTTTAGTGGCAAAAAAACTGTGATTTGGACAGCGATTGGTGCTGCTTTGACAGGTACAAGTATGTGGTTATTCGAGATGCTACCCATCGACGCAGATTGGCCTCAATGGCTCGCCTTTTGTTTAATTCTACTATTTGCAAAACTACCAATGGGTTTACTCGTGTCAAAAGGATACTCCACAGGTGGGTATACTGCCGTAGCGCAAGTATTGTTACAACGCGCTCACATCCCACTCTGGCTATCATTATTATTTTTAAATATGTTATCGATTACTGCCATGTATATTGCACATGGATCCATTTCTGGCGCTCTAAGTCTAATTGCAGGGATTGTTGCAGGCATTGCCACTGAACTATGGGCCATGTTGTCAAGCAAGATTCTTGATTCACCCAAAGTTCACATCAGACACCATCCTGCGTAA
- a CDS encoding WD40/YVTN/BNR-like repeat-containing protein, translating to MRKKRTSMITTLMAISTVACLALPKQTYAATGTSDLSTQIALNGTTIETAMHIAVNDPWTHHLTSWLPIYYLNEAMQHMQVSGTWNGTTHVWNLTPNTKRFVLHMHSLPTSRTMAQNEMAIAIHSVIIEYAPKRVALDPYSGVMTTYVPVYYIEQALAHLSVQSSWNGTDWDMRATTVQITPSLPLQGLFMINQEDGWGLSGHHIWRTTNGGLTWNNASPLPFSTVRLGDNPIYKVRGGGADFLTASDAWIVQQTMNTQGQYVDTRVDYTTTGGRTWHATTIPVAGYGASLSFVNAQDGWLMVDIGAAAGSEGVKLFHTTNGGVSWELSATGDMNHTAIPFGGNKNGIAFSTPTHGFMTGENALYGFAWLYQSTNAGMSFTRQRLAIPSSQNHSPLNIFPPQFFGQHGILPVLNGLGGLMIYDTTNDGESWSPTALLQPSGTHNQVQFVDPINQQTIYVLDTKTNRQSNAMVSGTLYVTHNGGSTWSKVQSGSEFAQAEQVDFVSSQDGYLLTGSPGSTSVVFHTTDGGYMWTPMSPTVNR from the coding sequence TTGCGCAAAAAACGGACATCCATGATCACAACACTTATGGCGATCTCCACAGTAGCCTGCTTAGCACTACCCAAACAAACGTATGCTGCAACAGGTACATCAGACTTGTCCACACAGATTGCTCTCAATGGAACAACTATTGAAACGGCCATGCACATCGCAGTAAACGACCCTTGGACACATCATCTCACTTCATGGCTCCCCATCTATTATCTAAATGAAGCCATGCAACATATGCAAGTATCTGGGACATGGAATGGAACAACACATGTATGGAATCTAACTCCTAACACCAAACGTTTTGTCTTACACATGCACTCCCTACCAACAAGCAGAACCATGGCCCAAAATGAAATGGCGATTGCTATTCATAGCGTCATCATAGAATATGCACCAAAACGTGTGGCACTTGATCCATATAGTGGCGTTATGACAACTTACGTCCCTGTATATTACATTGAGCAAGCCCTGGCACATCTGTCTGTTCAGTCTTCATGGAATGGTACCGACTGGGATATGCGTGCAACCACTGTACAAATCACTCCGTCCTTGCCGTTGCAAGGTCTCTTTATGATCAATCAAGAAGATGGCTGGGGACTATCTGGTCACCATATTTGGCGTACGACAAATGGTGGACTCACGTGGAATAATGCCAGTCCTTTACCGTTTTCAACTGTACGATTAGGAGACAATCCCATCTATAAGGTACGCGGTGGTGGTGCTGACTTCCTCACTGCATCAGATGCCTGGATAGTTCAACAAACAATGAATACACAAGGCCAATATGTAGACACGCGAGTCGATTACACCACTACAGGTGGACGCACATGGCACGCTACAACTATTCCAGTGGCCGGTTATGGTGCATCTCTTTCATTTGTCAACGCACAGGACGGATGGCTGATGGTTGATATTGGAGCAGCTGCCGGATCCGAAGGTGTTAAACTCTTTCATACAACAAACGGTGGCGTATCATGGGAGCTCTCTGCTACAGGTGATATGAATCATACCGCGATTCCATTTGGCGGCAATAAAAATGGCATTGCCTTCTCTACACCCACACATGGCTTTATGACAGGTGAAAATGCACTCTATGGATTTGCATGGTTATATCAGTCAACAAATGCAGGTATGTCATTTACTCGCCAACGATTGGCTATTCCATCATCGCAAAACCATTCACCACTCAACATATTTCCTCCGCAGTTTTTTGGACAACATGGTATTTTACCTGTTTTAAATGGGCTTGGAGGATTGATGATATACGATACTACAAATGATGGAGAATCTTGGTCGCCTACTGCTCTTTTACAACCTTCAGGCACCCATAACCAAGTGCAATTTGTTGACCCAATCAATCAACAGACAATCTACGTTCTAGACACGAAAACCAACAGACAGAGCAATGCCATGGTTTCTGGTACTCTCTATGTCACTCACAACGGTGGTAGCACATGGTCAAAAGTTCAAAGCGGTTCTGAGTTTGCGCAAGCTGAGCAAGTTGATTTCGTAAGCTCGCAAGATGGATATTTGCTCACTGGATCCCCAGGTTCAACTAGTGTTGTGTTTCACACGACAGATGGTGGTTATATGTGGACCCCTATGTCACCTACGGTTAACCGTTAG